In Sphingopyxis sp. 113P3, one DNA window encodes the following:
- the ggt gene encoding gamma-glutamyltransferase: protein MMRPLILAAATLLAACTPSAPPQSAAPAGTQYQERQAFLAAAHPLAVEAGLDVLRRGGNAVDAAVAVQTMLGLVEPQSSGLGGGAFMVHYDATTTAVTVYDGREVAPRGATPDMFLDDGGQPLPFRTAVLSGRATGVPGAVAMLALAQKQHGKLPWRDLFGEAERVAREGFTVTKRMEHFVQGPYPQSNAPDVVRYFSDGRGGKVRAGDTLKNPAYAAFVRRLASEGPDALYRGETAKRIVERLRDGDLASSMSEADLASYKPVVRQALCGSYRVYILCVPPPPSSGVGLLQLMAMVERTDIAARGPDDPVAWVQYAEASRLMYADRDAYVGDVANVPVRGLLDPAYIASRASLIGDHAGPAPQAGTPPGAVTARIDATEEVAGTSHFVIIDGEGNAVSMTTTVESFFGSGRMVDGFFLNNQMTDFSFVPKGPNAIAPGKRPRSSMTPTIILNRDRSLAGAIGSPGGNAILGYVSKALIGAIDWNLPMKDAFALPNLIARGDSFAGEESRFAPTLRAEMARRGVTVRAGSGEDSGLHGVLIREGGRFDGAADARRDGVAKTVRLRENR from the coding sequence ATGATGCGCCCGCTCATCCTCGCCGCGGCGACCCTGCTCGCTGCCTGCACTCCCTCCGCGCCGCCCCAATCGGCCGCGCCGGCGGGAACCCAATATCAGGAACGCCAGGCTTTCCTCGCCGCTGCCCATCCACTGGCGGTCGAGGCGGGCCTCGACGTGCTGCGTCGCGGCGGCAACGCCGTTGACGCAGCCGTCGCGGTCCAGACCATGTTGGGGCTGGTCGAACCGCAAAGCTCGGGGCTCGGCGGCGGCGCTTTCATGGTCCATTATGATGCGACGACGACGGCGGTAACGGTCTATGATGGCCGCGAGGTGGCACCCAGGGGGGCGACGCCCGACATGTTCCTCGATGACGGCGGCCAACCGCTGCCGTTCCGCACGGCGGTGCTCAGTGGTCGCGCGACGGGGGTGCCCGGCGCGGTGGCGATGCTCGCGCTGGCGCAAAAGCAGCATGGCAAGCTACCGTGGAGGGATCTGTTCGGCGAGGCCGAGCGCGTTGCGCGCGAGGGCTTCACCGTGACCAAGCGGATGGAGCATTTCGTCCAGGGGCCCTATCCGCAATCAAACGCGCCCGATGTGGTGCGCTATTTCAGCGACGGCCGCGGCGGGAAGGTTCGCGCGGGCGACACGCTCAAGAACCCCGCCTACGCCGCCTTTGTTCGCCGCCTCGCGAGCGAAGGCCCCGACGCTCTCTATCGTGGTGAAACCGCGAAGCGCATCGTTGAGCGGCTGCGCGACGGCGATCTTGCAAGCAGCATGTCCGAGGCGGACCTTGCGAGTTACAAGCCGGTCGTGCGGCAGGCGCTTTGCGGCAGCTACCGCGTCTATATCCTCTGCGTGCCGCCGCCGCCCTCCAGCGGCGTTGGACTGCTCCAGCTGATGGCGATGGTCGAACGCACCGACATCGCAGCGCGCGGCCCAGACGATCCGGTGGCCTGGGTCCAATATGCCGAGGCGAGCCGGCTGATGTACGCCGACCGCGACGCCTATGTTGGCGACGTGGCGAACGTGCCGGTGCGCGGGCTGCTGGACCCTGCCTATATCGCCTCGCGCGCGTCGCTGATCGGCGACCACGCCGGCCCCGCGCCGCAGGCGGGCACGCCCCCCGGCGCCGTCACGGCGCGCATCGACGCGACCGAAGAGGTTGCCGGGACTTCGCATTTCGTGATCATCGACGGCGAGGGCAATGCGGTGTCGATGACGACCACCGTCGAAAGCTTTTTCGGTTCGGGCCGCATGGTCGACGGCTTTTTCCTCAATAATCAGATGACCGATTTCTCCTTCGTGCCGAAAGGTCCAAATGCCATCGCGCCGGGCAAGCGGCCCCGCTCTTCGATGACCCCCACCATCATTCTCAACCGCGACCGCAGCCTCGCAGGGGCGATCGGCTCGCCGGGCGGAAATGCCATTCTCGGCTATGTGTCGAAGGCGTTGATCGGGGCGATCGACTGGAATCTGCCCATGAAAGACGCGTTCGCGCTGCCCAATCTCATCGCCCGCGGCGACAGCTTCGCGGGCGAAGAAAGCCGCTTCGCGCCGACGCTTCGCGCCGAAATGGCGAGACGCGGCGTGACGGTGCGCGCGGGCTCGGGTGAGGATTCGGGACTGCATGGTGTTCTGATCCGCGAGGGCGGCCGCTTCGATGGCGCCGCCGATGCGCGCCGTGACGGTGTCGCGAAAACGGTCCGCCTGCGGGAGAATCGCTGA
- a CDS encoding dienelactone hydrolase family protein: protein MRRALMLAVVLTVTTAPATAQEVHVETVSFPSRDGKTEVKGYVFKAADAAAKAPAVVMMHGRSGAYSSRAQGEYGAATLSARHKAWGRLLAQRGYVALMVDDFGPVGYPGGFKAGTYKDRPAVVDEVAHRPLHAYGALRYLQQRGDVDGTHVALLGWSNGGSATLAAMADDKPGDMRKIGFRAGVALYPGCGLKQRFAKGGYRPYNPVRVFIGTADEEISPALCEKLVARSRKMGGDIELTTFKGATHSYDTPTKRRQSVKANAEAKAATETDILVFLAATLKPAR from the coding sequence ATGCGAAGGGCCTTGATGTTAGCGGTGGTTCTCACGGTCACGACCGCCCCCGCGACCGCCCAAGAGGTGCATGTCGAGACGGTTAGCTTTCCGAGCCGCGACGGCAAGACCGAGGTAAAAGGCTATGTGTTCAAGGCCGCCGATGCGGCCGCGAAGGCGCCCGCGGTGGTGATGATGCACGGCCGTTCCGGTGCCTATTCGAGCCGTGCCCAAGGCGAATATGGAGCGGCAACCTTGTCTGCGCGGCACAAGGCGTGGGGACGGTTGCTCGCGCAGCGCGGCTATGTCGCGCTGATGGTCGACGATTTCGGGCCTGTTGGCTATCCGGGGGGATTCAAGGCCGGGACCTACAAGGACCGTCCCGCCGTAGTCGACGAGGTCGCTCACCGCCCGCTGCACGCTTATGGCGCTCTGCGCTACCTCCAGCAGCGTGGCGATGTCGATGGGACCCATGTCGCGCTTCTCGGCTGGTCCAATGGCGGCAGCGCGACGCTTGCGGCGATGGCGGACGACAAGCCGGGCGACATGCGCAAGATCGGCTTCCGCGCGGGCGTCGCGCTATATCCGGGCTGCGGCCTCAAGCAGCGTTTCGCCAAAGGCGGCTATCGCCCCTATAATCCGGTGCGCGTCTTTATCGGCACGGCCGACGAAGAAATCTCGCCAGCGCTTTGCGAAAAGCTCGTCGCCCGCAGCCGCAAAATGGGCGGCGACATTGAGCTGACGACCTTCAAAGGCGCGACGCACAGCTATGACACGCCGACGAAGCGCCGGCAGTCGGTCAAGGCCAATGCCGAAGCCAAGGCCGCAACCGAGACCGATATTCTCGTCTTTCTCGCCGCAACATTGAAACCCGCGCGATAG